The Mastacembelus armatus chromosome 9, fMasArm1.2, whole genome shotgun sequence genome contains a region encoding:
- the gda gene encoding guanine deaminase yields the protein MASLNRPRAKIAHVYRGTFMHSTQDTTLEIIEDALLGVDTVGKIAFIGKGSEQDKLSQTFRFSSSNVTQLKQHEFFMPGMVDTHIHAPQYSYTGTAMDLPLLQWLNTYTFPVESRFKDLKFAHRVYTEVVKRTLKNGTTTACYFATIHTDASLLLGKIANDFGQRAFVGKVCMDRNKSDYKETTQECQKETCRFIAELLNKKYPLVKPVVTPRFAPSCTGDLLGQLGAIARKNNLHIQSHISENVDEVKLVKELFPESKSYTDVYHKYNLLTDKTVMAHGCHLTDEELTLFSETGASLSHCPNSNISLCSGLLNVRNVLKHKVKLGLGTDVAGGYSASMLDAVRRTLDTSKVLTIQNPKHQALTFDEVFRLATLGGSQALFLDDQTGNFEVGKDFDALRVNVAPPGGPIDLILCDKPKIQLEKFLNLGDDRNIVEVFVAGRKVVPFMEPAAE from the exons ATGGCCAGCCTTAACAGACCCAGAGCCAAAATTGCGCACGTCTACAGGGGAACATTTATGCACTCGACCCAAGACACAACGCTGGAGATCATCGAAGATGCACTTCTTGGAGTTGACACAGTGGGAAAG ATTGCTTTCATTGGAAAAGGTTCGGAGCAAGACAAACTATCTCAGACTTTCAGATTTAGTTCATCCAATGTCACTCAACTAAAACAACA TGAATTCTTCATGCCAGGAATGGTGGACACCCACATTCATGCACCCCAGTACAGCTACACTGGTACAGCCATGGACCTGCCTTTACTGCAGTGGCTCAATACCTACACTTTTCCTGTAGAGTCCCGCTTCAAAGACTTGAAGTTTGCCCACAGGGTCTACACTGAAGTAGTG AAACGGACCCTGAAAAATGGAACAACCACTGCATGCTACTTTGCTACCATCCATACGGATGCCTCCCTCCTACTGGGCAAGATTGCAA ATGACTTTGGGCAGCGTGCCTTTGTGGGAAAGGTGTGTATGGATAGGAACAAGTCTGATTACAAAGAGACTACGCAGGAGTGTCAGAAGGAAACCTGTCG GTTCATTGCAGAGCTCCTGAACAAGAAG TATCCTCTAGTGAAGCCAGTGGTGACTCCCCGCTTTGCTCCATCCTGCACAGGAGACTTACTAGGGCAATTGGGAGCAATCGCTAGGAAAAACAATCTGCACATTCAG AGTCATATCAGTGAAAATGTTGATGAAGTCAAGCTTGTAAAGGAGCTTTTCCCTGAATCAAAGTCTTACACAGACGTCTATCACAAATACAACCTGCTCACTGACAAG ACCGTCATGGCCCATGGCTGCCACCTCACTGATGAAGAGTTGACTCTGTTTAGCGAAACTGGAGCCTCTTTGTCTCACTGTCCTAATTCCAATATTTC GTTGTGCAGTGGATTGTTAAATGTGCGCAATGTTTTGAAACATAAAGTGAAGTTGGGACTGGGAACAG ATGTGGCAGGGGGTTATTCGGCCTCTATGCTGGATGCTGTGAGGAGAACTCTGGACACATCCAAAGTCTTAACCATCCAAAACCCCAAACACCAAGCACTCACCTTTGACGAGGTGTTCAGACTTGCCACACTGGGAGGCAGCCAAG CCCTCTTCTTGGATGACCAAACAGGGAACTTTGAAGTGGGCAAAGACTTTGATGCACTGAGGGTGAATGTAGCTCCTCCAGGGGGACCCATAGATCTGATTCTGTGTGACAAACCAAAG attcaGTTGGAAAAGTTCTTGAATTTGG GTGATGATCGTAACATAGTGGAGGTGTTTGTGGCAGGAAGGAAGGTTGTACCATTCATGGAGCCAGCTGCAGAGTAA
- the LOC113139437 gene encoding uncharacterized protein LOC113139437, with the protein MPLFRASGEYSGAKPQPRRRRMRNMKWMGSCGETDDDGTVLSLTRLCLLSIADNMKEVWAKDYTDNYLDKYFFSHIMGPFNLLPSELVEELTWLLCNRKQLSRAALHLLLVPQLRGLSLEMCPGLVTSALCAHIASRCQGLWSLDLSGAQQLPSKVLSETIHCIPTLRSLSLAGVPCDRCVIRTIACRCRFLRHLDVSRCHFLSPAALLPLGGGAFCSSSGSPSKSTFHYNSTTQSSVSSSFSTPLSPLPLNSLLALDIGFGEQEGDPVAAAAYLLLSLPCLKTVAMEGLAQACYLIEHREFSQTNEFTEREGFPRLEDVWKDRRHRQGMDGWRQKKEAVGSRENEDEDEEERTLWEEYGSNNEEDVSRDEGPISFQNQAEAKKRGLLSQAGDEHLILCLKDVKGLTFDSLDSLGHLCPDIHSVSVSTDHVETRGRCQAPMLVAGLKIWSGQLQTLSIHFPGPVLSLLPALQVAGSSLVSLTLEGVKTSPHTPLLEVIKACFRLRDLFISAEPPTTPQEEEDEEDQQDYRDLPRLPNLCSLILNFSYEHGQMKPIMSWMSLKRLLKHLLTGSPLLEKLSLVSLPCPLNCVLQEVLHVVDLELPGPADSPLVPLGRVQHIDLLRTDVRMMTVKSIMQRSKRLKFVDVSYCWQITEFEWLDYQAFSKVHVVWV; encoded by the exons ATGCCTCTGTTTCGGGCTTCAGGTGAATATAGTGGGGCAAAGCCTCAGCCCAGgcggaggaggatgaggaataTGAAGTGGATGGGGAGCTGCGGGGAGACAGATGACGATGGCACTGTTCTTTCATTGACAAGACTGTGTCTGCTGAGTATTGCTGACAATATGAAGGAAGTGTGGGCGAAAGACTATACCGACAACTACTtggataaatatttttttagccACATAATGGGGCCTTTCAACTTGCTAC CGAGTGAGCTGGTCGAGGAGCTTACGTGGCTGCTGTGCAATAGAAAGCAGTTGTCCCGGGCAGCACTGCACCTCCTGCTGGTCCCTCAGCTCCGGGGTCTGTCTCTGGAAATGTGTCCTGGTCTGGTCACCTCAGCCCTGTGTGCTCACATTGCCTCACGTTGCCAG GGTCTGTGGAGTCTGGATCTATCTGGAGCCCAGCAGCTGCCTTCAAAGGTCCTGTCTGAAACTATCCACTGTATACCCACCCTACGCTCACTCTCCCTTGCTGGTGTGCCTTGTGATAGATGTGTAATCAGGACGATAGCCTGTCGCTGCCGTTTCCTCCGCCATCTAGATGTATCCCGCTGTCATTTCCTTTCCCCTGCTGCACTGCTTCCTCTTGGAGGTGGGGCTTTCTGCTCATCCTCTGGCAGTCCTTCCAAATCCACTTTTCACTACAACTCTACAACTCAGTCGTctgtttcctcttccttttccaCACCCCTGTCCCCTCTCCCCCTCAACAGTCTTTTGGCTCTGGATATTGGGTTTGGGGAACAAGAAGGAGAccctgtggcagcagcagcctacctccttctctccctgcCCTGCCTAAAGACAGTGGCCATGGAGGGGCTTGCACAGGCTTGCTATCTCATCGAGCACAGAGAGTTTAGCCAGACAAATGAGTTCACTGAGAGAGAAGGATTTCCCAGACTAGAGGATGTGTGGAAGGATAGGAGGCACAGGCAgggcatggatggatggaggcaGAAGAAAGAAGCAGTAGGAAGTAGGGAAAAcgaggatgaagatgaggaggagaggacaTTGTGGGAGGAATATGGTAGCAATAACGAGGAAGATGTAAGTAGAGATGAAGGGCCAATTAGCTTTCAGAACCAAGCAGAGGCGAAAAAGAGAGGACTTTTGTCACAAGCAGGTGATGAACACTTGATCCTATGCCTAAAGGATGTTAAAGGCTTAACTTTTGACTCTTTGGACAGTTTAGGCCATTTATGTCCAGATATACACTCTGTCTCTGTGAGCACTGATCATGTTGAGACTAGAGGAAGATGCCAGGCACCTATGTTAGTGGCAGGTCTTAAAATCTGGTCAGGACAGTTGCAGACACTCTCAATACATTTCCCAGGCCCTGTGCTGAGTCTCCTTCCTGCCTTGCAAGTGGCAGGCTCCTCCCTGGTCTCTCTCACCCTGGAGGGGGTGAAAACCAGCCCTCACACTCCCCTACTGGAGGTCATCAAGGCCTGCTTCAGACTCAGAGATCTGTTTATCTCTGCTGAGCCTCCCACCACAccacaggaagaggaagatgaggaggatcAGCAGGATTATCGGGATCTTCCAAGACTGCCTAACCTCTGCTCTCTCATACTCAA TTTCTCCTATGAGCATGGCCAAATGAAGCCCATCATGTCCTGGATGTCCCTGAAGAGGTTGCTCAAGCATCTGCTGACTGGTTCTCCTTTATTAGAGAAGCTCTCCCTGGTCTCCCTGCCATGCCCCCTCAACTGTGTTTTACAGGAGGTATTGCACGTAGTCGACTTGGAGCTTCCAGGTCCTGCAGACTCACCCCTCGTGCCACTTGGGCGGGTACAGCACATTGACCTGTTGCGCACAGATGTGAGGATGATGACAGTGAAAAGCATAATGCAACGAAGCAAGAGACTCAAGTTTGTGGATGTGAGTTACTGCTGGCAAATCACTGAGTTTGAGTGGTTGGATTACCAAGCCTTCAGTAAAGTCCATGTTGTGTGGGTGTAG
- the entpd4 gene encoding ectonucleoside triphosphate diphosphohydrolase 4 isoform X1, whose amino-acid sequence MGRISFSCLFPASWHFSLSPQVLPRLLVPSLRQLLLIGLLLCLIGLLYLLLVTGKGHASWIREENHFHRHLARVTDVDATDTSNPNLNYGLVVDCGSSGSRVFVYCWPRHNGNPHELLDIRQMRDQNRKPVVMKIKPGISELAKTPDKASDYIYPLLSFAAQHIPKNKHQETPLYILCTAGMRILPESQQEALLEDLRTDIPVHFNFLFSDSHVEVISGKQEGVYAWIGINFVLGRFNHVHNKEGEAVVEVHVPGSDQQEALVRKRTAGVLDMGGVSTQIAYEVPKTVSFASPQQEEVAKNLLAEFNLGCDAHRTDHVYRVYVSTFLGFGGNAARQRYEESLIKNTATRNKLLGQHIGETAESPLLDPCLPADLQDEIGPSTQKLYLRGTGDFDQCRQILQPFLNRTNETQTSLSGIYQPAIDFSNSQFYGFSEFYYCTEDVLRMGGDYNATKYAQAAKSYCATQWKTLKERFDSGLYASHADLHRLKYQCFKSAWMFEVLHSGFSFPTNYKNLKTALLVYDKEVQWTLGAILYRTRYLPLRDIQQESLKGIHSHWRHSFSFVNNHYLFLACFFIVLLSIMLYLLRLRRIHRRTAQRCTPSSVPWLEKGLGSPTLPINL is encoded by the exons ATGGGGAG GATCAGCTTTTCGTGCCTTTTCCCTGCCTCATGGCATTTCAGCCTGTCGCCACAAGTTCTTCCTCGGCTCCTGGTACCTTCCCTCAGACAGCTGCTCCTCATCGGCCTGCTGCTCTGCCTCATAGGACTACTCTACCTGCTGCTGGTCACTGGAAAGGGACACGCCAGCTGGATCAGAGAGGAAAATCACTTCCACAG GCACTTGGCCAGGGTGACTGATGTGGATGCCACGGATACAAGCAATCCCAACCTGAACTATGGTTTAGTGGTGGACTGTGGCAGCAGTGGCTCCAGGGTATTTGTGTACTGTTGGCCACGGCACAATGGTAATCCCCATGAACTGCTGGACATCCGGCAAATGCGAGATCAAAACCGCAAGCCAGTGGTTATGAAGATCAAACCCG gtATCTCTGAATTGGCTAAAACACCTGACAAAGCCAGTGATTATATATATCCACTGCTGAGCTTTGCAGCCCAACATATCCCCAAAAATAAGCACCAAGAAACACCTTTGTACATCCTGTGCACAGCCGGAATGAGAATCCTACCTGAAAG TCAACAAGAAGCACTTCTTGAAGATCTTCGCACAGATATCCCAGTCCATTTCAACTTCCTCTTCTCCGATTCCCATGTGGAAGTGATTTCTGGAAAACAGGAAG gTGTCTATGCATGGATTGGAATCAACTTTGTCCTTGGAAGGTTTAACCATGTGCACAACA AAGAAGGAGAAGCTGTAGTGGAGGTACATGTCCCAGGCAGCGATCAGCAGGAGGCTCTGGTGAGGAAAAGGACTGCAGGCGTCCTGGATATGGGCGGGGTCTCCACACAGATTGCATACGAAGTGCCCAAAACTGTAAGCTTTGCTTCTCCACAGCAG GAGGAGGTTGCTAAAAACCTATTGGCTGAGTTCAACTTGGGATGTGATGCACATCGCACAGACCATGTTTATCGTGTTTATGTATCAACCTTCTTGGGTTTTGGAGGAAATGCAGCACGCCAAAGATACGAAGAGAGCCTCATCAAAAACACTGCCACTCGAAACAA gcTCTTGGGTCAGCATATTGGTGAGACAGCAGAGTCACCCCTGCTAGACCCTTGTCTGCCAGCAGACCTGCAAGATGAGATTGGTCCATCCACACAGAAGCTGTACCTGCGAGGCACGGGAGACTTTGACCAGTGTAGACAGATTCTCCAGCCATTCCTCAACCGCACCAATGAGACCCAAACCTCCCTGAGTGGTATCTACCAGCCAGCCATTGACTTCAGCAATAGTCAGTTTTATGGCTTTTCTGAGTTCTACTACTGCACGGAGGATGTCCTGCGCATGGGTGGAGATTATAATGCAACAAAATATGCTCAGGCTGCCAAG AGTTACTGTGCCACCCAATGGAAGACTCTGAAGGAACGCTTTGACTCTGGCTTATATGCCTCCCATGCTGATCTCCACAGACTGAA GTACCAGTGTTTCAAATCAGCATGGATGTTTGAAGTTCTGCACTCTGGCTTCTCTTTCCCAACCAATTACAAAAATTTGAAGACTGCCTTGTTGGTCTATGATAAGGAGGTCCAGTGGACTCTTGGAGCTATTCTTTACAGAACACGCTATCTGCCATTGAG GGACATCCAACAGGAAAGTCTGAAAGGAATACACTCCCACTGGCGGCATAGCTTCTCTTTTGTCAACAACCACTACTTATTCCTAGCTTGTTTCTTCATTGTGTTGCTGTCTATTATGCTGTACTTGCTGCGACTCCGCCGCATCCACAGGCGCACCGCACAGCGGTGCACCCCCTCCTCTGTACCATGGTTGGAAAAGGGCCTCGGCTCACCCACACTCCCTATCAACCTTTAA
- the entpd4 gene encoding ectonucleoside triphosphate diphosphohydrolase 4 isoform X2 has protein sequence MGRISFSCLFPASWHFSLSPQVLPRLLVPSLRQLLLIGLLLCLIGLLYLLLVTGKGHASWIREENHFHRHLARVTDVDATDTSNPNLNYGLVVDCGSSGSRVFVYCWPRHNGNPHELLDIRQMRDQNRKPVVMKIKPGISELAKTPDKASDYIYPLLSFAAQHIPKNKHQETPLYILCTAGMRILPESQQEALLEDLRTDIPVHFNFLFSDSHVEVISGKQEGVYAWIGINFVLGRFNHVHNKEGEAVVEVHVPGSDQQEALVRKRTAGVLDMGGVSTQIAYEVPKTEEVAKNLLAEFNLGCDAHRTDHVYRVYVSTFLGFGGNAARQRYEESLIKNTATRNKLLGQHIGETAESPLLDPCLPADLQDEIGPSTQKLYLRGTGDFDQCRQILQPFLNRTNETQTSLSGIYQPAIDFSNSQFYGFSEFYYCTEDVLRMGGDYNATKYAQAAKSYCATQWKTLKERFDSGLYASHADLHRLKYQCFKSAWMFEVLHSGFSFPTNYKNLKTALLVYDKEVQWTLGAILYRTRYLPLRDIQQESLKGIHSHWRHSFSFVNNHYLFLACFFIVLLSIMLYLLRLRRIHRRTAQRCTPSSVPWLEKGLGSPTLPINL, from the exons ATGGGGAG GATCAGCTTTTCGTGCCTTTTCCCTGCCTCATGGCATTTCAGCCTGTCGCCACAAGTTCTTCCTCGGCTCCTGGTACCTTCCCTCAGACAGCTGCTCCTCATCGGCCTGCTGCTCTGCCTCATAGGACTACTCTACCTGCTGCTGGTCACTGGAAAGGGACACGCCAGCTGGATCAGAGAGGAAAATCACTTCCACAG GCACTTGGCCAGGGTGACTGATGTGGATGCCACGGATACAAGCAATCCCAACCTGAACTATGGTTTAGTGGTGGACTGTGGCAGCAGTGGCTCCAGGGTATTTGTGTACTGTTGGCCACGGCACAATGGTAATCCCCATGAACTGCTGGACATCCGGCAAATGCGAGATCAAAACCGCAAGCCAGTGGTTATGAAGATCAAACCCG gtATCTCTGAATTGGCTAAAACACCTGACAAAGCCAGTGATTATATATATCCACTGCTGAGCTTTGCAGCCCAACATATCCCCAAAAATAAGCACCAAGAAACACCTTTGTACATCCTGTGCACAGCCGGAATGAGAATCCTACCTGAAAG TCAACAAGAAGCACTTCTTGAAGATCTTCGCACAGATATCCCAGTCCATTTCAACTTCCTCTTCTCCGATTCCCATGTGGAAGTGATTTCTGGAAAACAGGAAG gTGTCTATGCATGGATTGGAATCAACTTTGTCCTTGGAAGGTTTAACCATGTGCACAACA AAGAAGGAGAAGCTGTAGTGGAGGTACATGTCCCAGGCAGCGATCAGCAGGAGGCTCTGGTGAGGAAAAGGACTGCAGGCGTCCTGGATATGGGCGGGGTCTCCACACAGATTGCATACGAAGTGCCCAAAACT GAGGAGGTTGCTAAAAACCTATTGGCTGAGTTCAACTTGGGATGTGATGCACATCGCACAGACCATGTTTATCGTGTTTATGTATCAACCTTCTTGGGTTTTGGAGGAAATGCAGCACGCCAAAGATACGAAGAGAGCCTCATCAAAAACACTGCCACTCGAAACAA gcTCTTGGGTCAGCATATTGGTGAGACAGCAGAGTCACCCCTGCTAGACCCTTGTCTGCCAGCAGACCTGCAAGATGAGATTGGTCCATCCACACAGAAGCTGTACCTGCGAGGCACGGGAGACTTTGACCAGTGTAGACAGATTCTCCAGCCATTCCTCAACCGCACCAATGAGACCCAAACCTCCCTGAGTGGTATCTACCAGCCAGCCATTGACTTCAGCAATAGTCAGTTTTATGGCTTTTCTGAGTTCTACTACTGCACGGAGGATGTCCTGCGCATGGGTGGAGATTATAATGCAACAAAATATGCTCAGGCTGCCAAG AGTTACTGTGCCACCCAATGGAAGACTCTGAAGGAACGCTTTGACTCTGGCTTATATGCCTCCCATGCTGATCTCCACAGACTGAA GTACCAGTGTTTCAAATCAGCATGGATGTTTGAAGTTCTGCACTCTGGCTTCTCTTTCCCAACCAATTACAAAAATTTGAAGACTGCCTTGTTGGTCTATGATAAGGAGGTCCAGTGGACTCTTGGAGCTATTCTTTACAGAACACGCTATCTGCCATTGAG GGACATCCAACAGGAAAGTCTGAAAGGAATACACTCCCACTGGCGGCATAGCTTCTCTTTTGTCAACAACCACTACTTATTCCTAGCTTGTTTCTTCATTGTGTTGCTGTCTATTATGCTGTACTTGCTGCGACTCCGCCGCATCCACAGGCGCACCGCACAGCGGTGCACCCCCTCCTCTGTACCATGGTTGGAAAAGGGCCTCGGCTCACCCACACTCCCTATCAACCTTTAA
- the c9h9orf85 gene encoding uncharacterized protein C9orf85 homolog, with protein sequence MSSQKGNVSRSRSQKHRNTTAFKNDKYGATVQVKRANTKIHDGLCQHCKGILEWKVKYNKYKPLTQPRKCVKCSQKAVKDAYHIICKPCSLQLEICCKCGKTEDIVIPVNSHLDKKEQEEEGEQRKKGQGRGTKDMGHLDSDDDYSDDDFGDLEDEDDEDFASDSGQKKSQNKSAALPDVSRVNVKD encoded by the exons ATGAGTTCTCAGAAAGGTAATGTATCACGGTCGCGAAGTCAGAAGCATCGAAACACCACCGCCTTCAAAAACGACAAATACGGAGCGACTGTTCAAGTGAAG AGGGCAAACACAAAGATCCACGACGGACTGTGCCAACACTGTAAAGGTATCCTCGAGTGGAAAGTCAAGTACAACAAATACAAGCCACTAACACAGCCCCGAAAATG tgTGAAGTGTTCTCAAAAGGCTGTCAAAGATGCCTATCACATCATTTGTAAGCCTTGTTCCCTTCAGCTAGAGATCTGCTGCAAGTGTGGGAAGACAGAGGACATAGTTATTCC GGTAAACTCACATCTGGACAAGAaagagcaagaagaagaaggtgaacagagaaagaaaggacagGGACGAGGGACGAAAGACATGGGTCACTTAGACAGTGATGATGATTATAGTGATGATGACTTTGGTGACCTagaagatgaggatgatgaagactTTGCCAGTGACTCTGGACAAAAGAAGAGTCAGAACAAGTCTGCTGCACTCCCAGATGTGTCCAGAGTTAATGTTAAAGACTAA